The following nucleotide sequence is from Halobacillus mangrovi.
GGAGCGAGGGTTGATAATAATGAAGAAAAAAAATAAAACATGGAAAGAAAAAGGGTTCATTATCGGTGCCTGGCTGTTTTCGATGTACTACACGATCGGCTATTTGTTAGACCGCCCCTTTTTTCCTATCACCCAGTGGCTGAGAGCCATTTACAAACCCATCTATACCGCACTGTTTGGAGGGTCATCATGAACATTCAATTAACAAAATACCAGTTGTTTACGGTAACCACAAACTTTGTCATCTTCAGCTCCATCTTGATGGCTCCAGCGTTGACCGTGGTAGCTGCAAAGCAGGATGGCTGGCTCTCTATGCTTCTTGCGTTGATTATTGGTCTGTTACTGAATTTTGTTTATGTTCTCCTTTTACGAAAACACCAGTACCCTTCTTTGTTCAGTCTAATTGACCGCGCTGCTGGTAAATGGATGGGTACCTTATTGAATATTGTGCTTATGTTCTATGCACTCCATCTTGCGGCTATGGTTGTAAGAAACTTGAGTAATTTCATCGTCTCCAGTGTATTTCCCAATGCTCATCCCTGGACTTATCAAGTTCTGTTGATTGGGCTTGTAGCATTTACGGCCCTCCACGGTGTAAGAAACTTATTTCTCTTAAACGAATTGTTATCGCCGCTGCTTTTTTTCATCGTTGGGGGATCTTTGCTCTTGATCATCAAAGATTTCAGTTTTATTGAATTAAAACCTATCTTCTACACTCCTTTCCCTTCATTTTTCAAAGGAGCCTATGCGACACTAGGCTTCCCCTTTATTGAAGCTTTGTTATTAGGGAATTTCTTTCACTATGTTCAACGTAAGAAACAGTTGTCTGTTGTTTACTTATCCGGGCTCCTTTTTGGAGGCCTCACTCTTGTCATTGCCGTATTGCTTATCATTGGAAACGACGGGGCTTATATTGTGGCAAGGGAGACCTATCCTACTTATTCGGTTTTGAGAGATATAGAATTTACCACCATCTTTGAAAGAATTGAAATCTTAATCGCACTTGCCTGGATCACAGGACTATTTTTCAAAACTACCGTCTGTTTCCTTGTCGTAATGATGGGATTTAAACACCTATCCAATTCGAAGAGCTACAGACCTTTTATCGTTCCCATTGCCATTTTAATCTGGGCAATGAGTAACCATCTTCACAAGACAGTTATGGATTTCAGCAATTTTGTGACGTCGAGCTGGACGTTGTACTGGATTACACTGTATTGTGTACTAATAATTGTCTTCCTAATTGGGTTTTTGAGGAAGAAAAAACAATCAGGACAGGGACAGCAACCAGGAAACGATCACTCTTCTATGCAAAAAGCCAGGCCTTGAATTTTTAAGGCCTGGCTTTCTTACTATTTAACGGCTTTATACCGTTTTTGATTTTCAAGATTACGAACTGGATCTCTTCTTTTATTCGTAGCGATAATATAAACAGCCAGCGTTGTAATGATGGCTACAATGATCGTACCAATATTGAAGATTCCTTTTTCCGCCGTCCAAACAATCGAATACCCGAGCGCCCCTGCAAAGGTGGCATAGTAAACGAATGGAAGCAGCGTTTTTCTTATGATGTTTCCTTCTTGTCCGACAAGACCTACGACTGCACAAGCAGCAACGACGTTATGCACACAAATCATATTGCCTGCAGCTCCTCCTACGGCTTGAAGGGCAACAATCCAGGTGGCATCTACTCCCATTTGCGAGCCTACATCGTATTGAAATAGAGAAAACATCATATTACTGACGGTATTACTTCCTGCAATAAAGGCCCCCATGCCTCCTACAAAAGAGGAGAATAATGGCCAAAAGTCTCCAGTCAAGGCCGCAACTCCGTTGGCAAGCTCGATCGGCATGCTCTCAAAACCTGCCGTACCCCCTCCTGAATTCAGGAAAACCTGAACCATCGGCACTGTAAACACAAGTGCTGCCGAGGCTGGGATCATCGTTTTCCCTGAATGGGCCCAAGCTTTTTTATAGGACTGTCCATTCATCTGGTGAATAGCAAATGTAAGTAGAGAAACGATGACAAAAATCGTTCCCGGCAGATAAAGCGGTTGGAAGCTCGCCGTTATGTCCGTTCCGAATAAAGATGGAAACGTCACATTCCATGACTTAATCCACTCAAGAAACGGCAATGACTTCAGACGTGTCAAAACTAGGAATAAACCAACTAAAATATATGGTGTCCATGCCCGTACCATAGACATCTTACCGCTTTTGTGCGCAACATCTTTAATCTCAATTTTACCCGTCCAGGATGGGTCCCATTTTGATTGATCATCAAAATCCCAATACTCCTCTTTAGGCGGCATCAAGAATCCTTTTTTTGCTGCAGGGACAACAATAGCTAGACCAACGAGACCTCCAACCATTGAAGGAAATTCTGGACCAAGCACATTAGCGACGATAACATAAGGAATAGTCATGGCTAATGCAGCAAATAGAGCGAATTTCCAAACTTTAATTCCTTCACTGAATGATTTGTTTTTCCCGAAAAACCTAGTCATAAGAGCAACAACGAACAGTGGGACAAGCGTTCCGACAATCGCATGGAGAATGGCGACCCGTCCTCCGACCATTGTAACGAGGCTAAGAAAATTATCGGTAATACTTGCATCAGCAGCTAATCCTGTCTGAACCCCGACAAGAATCGGCGTACCTACCGCACCGAATGAAACAGGTGTACTTTGGATGACCATTCCAGCGACAACAGCGGCCATTGCAGGAAAACCAAGTCCAACAAGTAAAGGAACAGCTACAGCTGCCGGCGTTCCGAATCCAGCAGATCCTTCTATAAAAGAACCAAACAGCCAGGCTATGATGATCACCTGAATCCTTCTATCTGGAGAGACGCCAACAAATCCTTCTCGGATCGTCTTTAGCCCGCCACTTTCTTGCAACGTGTTCAATAAAAGTATCGCGCCGAAGATGATATAAAGAAGTGTAGCAGCAACAACCAATCCATTGACTGAGGCAGCAGCGACAGTAACTCCAGGTACTTGCCACACAAACAAAGCGAGTAAAACGGCAACTATGTACGAAATCGGCATCGCTTTACTTGCCGGCCACCTGAGACCTACGAGAAAAACACCTACAGCAGCAATCGGTAAAAGAGATAATAACGCTAAAGTTCCGGTGTTCATGATTCACCCTCCATTGGTTTTTTGTCTAAAGGACACGACCAATAACCTCTATCCTCCCTGTTTCTTATTAAGAAACATCGCTTCATTTCCACGGTAAAAAAATACGCATGTTTGTAAGCGCTTTCTATATCATAAGATCATTATAAGATCAGATGACCTTACTTTCAACAATATTCGGAAAATTAAGTAATATTTACTTGTTTCGATAACTATTGATAAAAAACGCATCTCATCCCATCCGTGATCATGGAGTCCAGGCTTTGCTTTCTTCCCTCCACAGTAAGTCTCCTAGGTGCTTTAAGAAAAAGGGATCTTTTCATTCCACTGTTTCCCTGCTTATTACGAGAGTGGCTAAGCGTTGTAACTATTCGTATTCTATGCCAAAGACCCTAACTCCCAAAAATTTTTAGTCTACTAGAATACTGCTCTTAACCTCTTACATAAAGATTTCAGCACTAACGGAGCAAAGGTTATCCGGATGAAAACGAGCTGATTATCATACGGATAACCTATTATTCCATTAGTACTATGCTCATCTACGATTCTACTGAAACCGAGGACTTGATCGTTCGGTTTCTCAACGTACCTATTTCATCAATCTTGCACTCAATCACATCTTGGTTTTTCACAAAGTGTGCCCCTAAAGGACTTCCTGTCAAGATGACATCACCAGGCTCCAGCGTCATAACTTTTGATAAATAAGATACCATATGGGCAAGCGGCACAATCATCAGGTTCGTCGGGCTGTTTTGTGTTTCAACACCATTGATATCTGCTTTCACAGAAACCTGAGAAGGATCCAGCTCTGTTTCGATATATGGACCAATAGGCGTGAACGTATCGAACGACTTCCCTACGGTCCAATGCCCATCTTCATGGAAAAATTGAGGAGCTGTCACATCGTTTCCAATGGTGTACCCAAAAATATGATCCAGTACATCTTCTTCAGCCACGTTGCGGGTTTCTTTGCCAATAACAACCGCCAATTCTGATTCAAACTTCACTTCGCCCACCAAGTCAGGAATGATAATTTCCGCTTCGGGTCCAATCATAGACGAAGAAGGCTTGAAGAAAAATACGGGGATTTCCGGCAGCTCTTCTGGTCTTTCCTCTGTGCTGCCTACGTAGTTGGCACCGATCCCGATAATTTTGCTCGGTTCAACTGGTGCTAACAACTGCACTTGCTCGAGCGGAAGCACTTCACCGGAATAACTCCAATCCTCGTATAAATCTCCCTCAATCACACTGATATCATCACCTGTTACTACTCCGTAATGGATCTCACCTTTATGTGTAAATCTCGTAAATTTCATATTTATTCACTCCTATAATTTTTATTTGACAGCTACGGTGTCTTTTACGATTTTCTTTACGTCCATGCAGCGACTCGGTGTGGGAAATAACTTCCCTTTATTTAGCAAGTCATCAGGGTTAAATACTTCTCTAATCCTCAACTGTGCTTCCAATTCTTCATCTGAAAAAATGAACC
It contains:
- a CDS encoding GerAB/ArcD/ProY family transporter; this translates as MNIQLTKYQLFTVTTNFVIFSSILMAPALTVVAAKQDGWLSMLLALIIGLLLNFVYVLLLRKHQYPSLFSLIDRAAGKWMGTLLNIVLMFYALHLAAMVVRNLSNFIVSSVFPNAHPWTYQVLLIGLVAFTALHGVRNLFLLNELLSPLLFFIVGGSLLLIIKDFSFIELKPIFYTPFPSFFKGAYATLGFPFIEALLLGNFFHYVQRKKQLSVVYLSGLLFGGLTLVIAVLLIIGNDGAYIVARETYPTYSVLRDIEFTTIFERIEILIALAWITGLFFKTTVCFLVVMMGFKHLSNSKSYRPFIVPIAILIWAMSNHLHKTVMDFSNFVTSSWTLYWITLYCVLIIVFLIGFLRKKKQSGQGQQPGNDHSSMQKARP
- a CDS encoding fumarylacetoacetate hydrolase family protein, with translation MKFTRFTHKGEIHYGVVTGDDISVIEGDLYEDWSYSGEVLPLEQVQLLAPVEPSKIIGIGANYVGSTEERPEELPEIPVFFFKPSSSMIGPEAEIIIPDLVGEVKFESELAVVIGKETRNVAEEDVLDHIFGYTIGNDVTAPQFFHEDGHWTVGKSFDTFTPIGPYIETELDPSQVSVKADINGVETQNSPTNLMIVPLAHMVSYLSKVMTLEPGDVILTGSPLGAHFVKNQDVIECKIDEIGTLRNRTIKSSVSVES
- a CDS encoding L-lactate permease produces the protein MNTGTLALLSLLPIAAVGVFLVGLRWPASKAMPISYIVAVLLALFVWQVPGVTVAAASVNGLVVAATLLYIIFGAILLLNTLQESGGLKTIREGFVGVSPDRRIQVIIIAWLFGSFIEGSAGFGTPAAVAVPLLVGLGFPAMAAVVAGMVIQSTPVSFGAVGTPILVGVQTGLAADASITDNFLSLVTMVGGRVAILHAIVGTLVPLFVVALMTRFFGKNKSFSEGIKVWKFALFAALAMTIPYVIVANVLGPEFPSMVGGLVGLAIVVPAAKKGFLMPPKEEYWDFDDQSKWDPSWTGKIEIKDVAHKSGKMSMVRAWTPYILVGLFLVLTRLKSLPFLEWIKSWNVTFPSLFGTDITASFQPLYLPGTIFVIVSLLTFAIHQMNGQSYKKAWAHSGKTMIPASAALVFTVPMVQVFLNSGGGTAGFESMPIELANGVAALTGDFWPLFSSFVGGMGAFIAGSNTVSNMMFSLFQYDVGSQMGVDATWIVALQAVGGAAGNMICVHNVVAACAVVGLVGQEGNIIRKTLLPFVYYATFAGALGYSIVWTAEKGIFNIGTIIVAIITTLAVYIIATNKRRDPVRNLENQKRYKAVK